Proteins found in one Terribacillus sp. DMT04 genomic segment:
- a CDS encoding acyltransferase encodes MTRNYSIDFFKCLAIFGVVCIHTHTFRDTAVPFGTGETWAFIIDTLARFSVPFFFAASGYLFAMKLERTEDTFAYFKRYTGKLIGLLAAWFSFYWIYDFIKIITTSTGTMNQQKAALTAYFQDTFQWRTLLDGISYTQYQLWFMFALIFSIIIIYAAYRLHLLKLTLLAGLLLNLIGLMGQSYGPLFHVTMEETTRNGIYFGLFYTALGACFGLYEKQIVQAMGSIKARTVGMLAVSGFALHLIERFILHYNMDLPQGEYLISTIPLTVFLLLFTLKTRNIGKHRYVGIVAKNVVGIYLIHTLWRSIFDQALEQSPFIHTFAWGLIYAPILYGLSLVTYMLLQYGKAKLSSPVVPRQAKTNRALRPNSTFAK; translated from the coding sequence ATGACGAGAAATTACTCCATCGACTTTTTTAAATGCTTGGCCATTTTCGGTGTCGTTTGTATTCATACACACACGTTCCGTGATACGGCTGTCCCATTCGGGACTGGGGAAACATGGGCATTCATCATTGATACACTCGCACGATTCTCTGTGCCATTTTTCTTTGCTGCATCCGGCTATTTATTTGCTATGAAATTGGAACGAACGGAAGATACATTTGCTTATTTCAAGCGCTATACCGGCAAGCTCATTGGACTTTTGGCAGCATGGTTTTCCTTTTATTGGATATATGACTTTATTAAAATTATTACCACTTCAACTGGCACGATGAATCAGCAAAAAGCAGCACTCACAGCTTATTTCCAAGATACATTCCAATGGCGTACACTATTAGATGGCATATCTTATACGCAATACCAGCTGTGGTTTATGTTCGCCTTAATCTTTTCCATTATAATCATTTACGCAGCATACCGTTTGCACCTGCTTAAACTGACATTATTGGCAGGTCTCTTGCTCAATCTAATTGGATTGATGGGGCAGTCATATGGTCCCCTATTCCATGTTACGATGGAGGAGACAACACGGAATGGAATCTACTTCGGATTGTTTTATACAGCACTTGGAGCTTGTTTTGGTTTATATGAAAAGCAGATCGTGCAAGCAATGGGCAGCATAAAAGCTAGAACAGTTGGGATGCTTGCGGTATCTGGCTTTGCACTGCATCTGATTGAGCGATTCATCCTTCATTACAACATGGATTTACCGCAAGGAGAGTACCTCATTAGTACGATTCCGTTAACTGTTTTCCTGCTGTTGTTCACCTTGAAGACGCGGAATATCGGCAAGCATCGTTATGTAGGGATTGTCGCTAAAAACGTAGTAGGAATCTATTTGATTCACACACTATGGCGCAGCATCTTTGATCAGGCATTGGAACAGTCACCATTTATCCATACCTTTGCTTGGGGATTGATTTATGCGCCGATCTTATATGGACTATCACTTGTTACGTATATGCTGCTGCAATATGGGAAAGCGAAACTAAGCAGTCCGGTTGTACCTCGTCAGGCCAAAACAAACAGAGCACTCAGACCGAACAGTACATTCGCCAAATAG